A DNA window from Rhineura floridana isolate rRhiFlo1 chromosome 11, rRhiFlo1.hap2, whole genome shotgun sequence contains the following coding sequences:
- the ISOC2 gene encoding isochorismatase domain-containing protein 2 isoform X1, translating into MQFLIQGFGTSSCVLAARRTGLKMSVTRLGKVVPKTSILFLCDMQEKFRPTISYFPQIVSVAARMLKVAKALEIRTVVTEQYPQGLGPTVPELGAEDLPKYTKTCFSMFIPEVEKEMEAVPNLKSVLLCGIETQACIMSTALDIMERGLDVHVVVDACSSRSQVDRIVALSRLRQSGAFLTTSEGLILQLVRDAAHPHFREIQKLIKDPAPDSGLLPFLKEPNPLSS; encoded by the exons ATGCAATTCTTGATACAGGGCTTTGGGACGTCAAGTTGCGTTTTGGCTGCGCGTCGAACGGG CTTGAAAATGTCAGTGACACGACTCGGGAAAGTGGTTCCCAaaaccagcatcctgtttctgtgTGACATGCAGGAGAAATTCCGGCCCACCATCAGCTACTTTCCCCAGATTGTATCTGTGGCAGCTCGGATGCTGAAG GTTGCCAAGGCTCTTGAAATCCGGACGGTGGTGACCGAACAATACCCCCAGGGCCTGGGCCCCACAGTGCCAGAGCTGGGTGCTGAAGACTTGCCCAAATATACCAAGACATGCTTCAGCATGTTTATCCCAGAGGTGGAGAAAGAGATGGAAGCTGTTCCCAACCTGAAATCTGTCCTTTTGTGTGGGATCGAGACACAGGCCTGCATCATG AGCACAGCGTTGGACATCATGGAGCGAGGCCTGGATGTTCACGTCGTGGTGGATGCCTGCTCTTCCCGCAG CCAGGTGGATAGGATTGTGGCTCTGTCCCGCTTACGTCAGAGTGGTGCCTTCCTCACTACCAGCGAAGGGCTCATCCTACAACTGGTCAGAGATGCGGCACATCCCCATTTCCGAGAG ATCCAGAAGCTGATTAAGGACCCCGCCCCAGACAGCGGCCTACTTCCTTTCCTGAAAGAACCAAACCCCCTTTCCAGCTAG
- the ISOC2 gene encoding isochorismatase domain-containing protein 2 isoform X2: MSVTRLGKVVPKTSILFLCDMQEKFRPTISYFPQIVSVAARMLKVAKALEIRTVVTEQYPQGLGPTVPELGAEDLPKYTKTCFSMFIPEVEKEMEAVPNLKSVLLCGIETQACIMSTALDIMERGLDVHVVVDACSSRSQVDRIVALSRLRQSGAFLTTSEGLILQLVRDAAHPHFREIQKLIKDPAPDSGLLPFLKEPNPLSS, encoded by the exons ATGTCAGTGACACGACTCGGGAAAGTGGTTCCCAaaaccagcatcctgtttctgtgTGACATGCAGGAGAAATTCCGGCCCACCATCAGCTACTTTCCCCAGATTGTATCTGTGGCAGCTCGGATGCTGAAG GTTGCCAAGGCTCTTGAAATCCGGACGGTGGTGACCGAACAATACCCCCAGGGCCTGGGCCCCACAGTGCCAGAGCTGGGTGCTGAAGACTTGCCCAAATATACCAAGACATGCTTCAGCATGTTTATCCCAGAGGTGGAGAAAGAGATGGAAGCTGTTCCCAACCTGAAATCTGTCCTTTTGTGTGGGATCGAGACACAGGCCTGCATCATG AGCACAGCGTTGGACATCATGGAGCGAGGCCTGGATGTTCACGTCGTGGTGGATGCCTGCTCTTCCCGCAG CCAGGTGGATAGGATTGTGGCTCTGTCCCGCTTACGTCAGAGTGGTGCCTTCCTCACTACCAGCGAAGGGCTCATCCTACAACTGGTCAGAGATGCGGCACATCCCCATTTCCGAGAG ATCCAGAAGCTGATTAAGGACCCCGCCCCAGACAGCGGCCTACTTCCTTTCCTGAAAGAACCAAACCCCCTTTCCAGCTAG